AATAATAGCAATGATGATTCCCGCCTGAAAAGGAATTCCATATAACAATACTTCCAGAAAGAAGGCATCTACCAGTTTGGCAAATTGAACAGCAAAGGGAGACTGTCCCCTCGTTCTTAAGAGGAAGTAATCCTGGGAAGAAAAAGCCCGTATGTATACTTCTTGAAAAGAATGTGTAAGTAAATAAGAGAAAAACAAAAGGCAAAAGAGGAATTCCATCTTGGCAGCCAAATCCAATGAAACCGTAATCCTGTTGTTTTGAAGAACAAGAAATAAAGCGTAACAAGAAAAGTAAGTAAATAATCCTACCAAAACCCATGCACCTGCGACAATTTGCAGCAGCCTTTTAAGGCTTATAACAGTATTCGGCAGAATTCGGCTAACCAACCAGCGGAAATGAAGCAAATGCTGTAATCCGATTAATAATCCTATATGTTTGATAGTTTTCATCACTAACTCCTTGGGAAAAGGCAGAAAGTCTGCCATAGACTTCTGCCTTAAAACGATTTACCATGCTATAGCTGCACTTCTGGCCATCCCTTTGATTTTTCTCTTAATCATGTAAAAAACTACAGCACCTCCAATAGCTAGCGGCCCCGTAACGGCAGCAATAATGGAAATAACTGCCCACATGTCTGCACCAGCCATCACAGCATCATAAACCTTTGTAGAAGTGTCCATACTTATTTTAAATGTACCGGCTATCTCAACGATGGAATTAAACAAATCCAATTTGATTTCACCTCTTTTAATTTCATATTCTATCATTACTAGTAATGCAAAAATATGGATTTACAAGTAAAATTATATAATTCTTTCTATTTAAATGTCAACAAATAACAAAAAAACCAGTCGGCCCCTATAGATTCGACTGATTTTTTGCTTGGAATAAACATTTCGGAGTTGAATCAATTTCATAATTGTGAAATTGATTCAGTTTGGAACAGATTCATTAAACCCGCTCGATGACTTTATCAATCAATCCGTACTCCTTGGCTTCTGAAGCACTCATGAAATAATCACGGTCCGTGTCACGCTCGATTTTTTCAAGAGGCTGGCCTGTACGTTCGGACAGGATCCGGTTTAGGTTTTCCCGCATTTTAATAATCCGTTTTGCCCGGATTTCAATGTCCGTAGCCTGGCCTTCCGCACCGCCGAGAGGCTGATGAATCATCACTTCACTGTTAGGAAGGGCATAACGTTTGCCGACGGCACCCGCATTCAGCAGGAAAGCTCCCATGGAAGCGGCCATCCCTACACAAATGGTGGAAACGTCGGGTTTAATATATTGCATCGTATCATAAATAGCCATACCTGCCGTAATAGAGCCGCCCGGGCTGTTGATGTACAGGCTGATGTCTTTATCCGGATCTTGCGCAGCCAGGAACAGAAGCTGGGCAATAATCGAGTTGGCCACTGCATCATTCACTTGAGTGCCAAGAAAAACAATCCGGTCTTTAAGCAAACGGGAGTAAATGTCATAAGAACGTTCTCCTCTTGCATCCGGTTCTACTACCATTGGAATAAAACTCATAACGAGTATACCCTCCTTATCGTTCCATCTTTCGTGGATGGTGTATGATTTCAAGTATCTACAAATATGATAACGAAAAAACGTTTTAAGGTCAAGAAAGGTCAAACTGTTTGTTGAATGCAGCAATTAAATAAAAAACTGTCCCTGCGCCATTCATCATGACTCAGGGACAGCTTATGAAGTAAAAACGCGCCCGCGAGGGATCGAACCTCGATCTCAGGCTCCGGAGGCCTGCGTCATATCCATTGGACCACGGGCGCAAAATAATATTTCCAAACATTCTATTTTGATAGATTGAAACTGAAACAGCAAAATTAATTATACGTGTTTGGTTACGAAAAATCAAGCCCCACAAAAAAGGTTTATGGGCACCATTACTTTCAATGAATTTTCATAATCAGGACGGAAGGCGAGTTGATTCTTTAAAGGGGGTCGTATATAATGAAGCGTGTAAAGGAAATTTTTTTGGACCATATGGGACTAAAAATGCACTCGTGGGACATATTAAGTCCAATAATTAAAATCAGGAGTGTACGATGAGAAAGATCCTTGATATTCAAAAACAGCTTGTCCCTGATATGCTGCGAATCTTGAATAAAAGATATACCATTTTGCATCAGATCAGGATATCCGGGACGATAGGCCGCAGAACACTGGCCGGTTCTCTTGATATGACAGAGCGTGTCCTTCGGGGTGAGGTTGATTTTATGAAGGCTCAAGGCCTGATTCAAATTGAAACTTCCGGCATGAGAATCAGCGAAGAAGGAACCAAGGTTTTGGACGAACTGGAACCGATGATGAAAGATATTCTTGGCCTTACCCATATGGAGCAGCAAATCTGCGAGAAATTCCGGATCAAGCAGGCAGTGATTGTCCCGGGAGATTCCGATACTTCCTCTTTTACGAGAAAAGAGCTCGGGCGGGCCGGTGCTTCCGTACTGCGAAAGTATTTATCGGACAATGATATTATCGCAGTTACAGGCGGATCTACAATGGCTGAGGTAGCCAATCATTTATTGGCTTCCGGTAATATGAAAAACAGCTGTTTTGTTCCGGCCAGAGGAGGTCTGGGTGAAAGTATGGAATTCCAGGCGAATACCATAGCTTCCAACATGGCCAAAAAGACCGGAGCGCAATACCGTCTGCTTCATGTTCCGGATCATTTAAATGAAGAAGCCTATCAATCTCTAATGAAGGACCCGAATATTCAGGAAAGAATGCAAGTGATTCGGGAAAGCCGCATTGTAGTTCATGGAATTGGAGATGCTATGGTTATGGCCAGACGGCGGAAAGTAGACCAGGAAACAATCAAAAATTTACAAAAAGACGGGGCATTAGCCGAGGCTTTTGGATACTACTTTAATAAAGACGGCGAAGTTGTTCATAAAATGTCAACAGTTGGTTTAAGATTAGAGGATATTCAGAATACTGAAATAGTGATCGGTATTGCCGGGGGAAAAGCAAGGGGGAAGCAATTGCTTCCGTGCTTAAATTCGGCCACCAGGACGTACTGGTTACAGACGAGGCTGCTGCCATACAGCTTATGCATGATGTGTTATCTTGACAGGCCTCTGGCTTGTCTTGAAATATACAATTAGACAATACTAGGAGGAAATGAACATGGTAAAAGTTGGTATTAACGGTTTTGGTCGTATTGGACGCAACGTATTCCGCGCAGCTCTGAACAATAAAGATGTTGAAATCGTGGCGATCAACGACTTAACTAACATAGCAACCCTGGCTCACTTGCTGAAATACGATACTACTCATGGCGTACTTGATGCAACTGTTGAAGCTGGTGAAGGTGAAATTAAAGTAAATGGTAAATCCATTAAAGTATATGCTGAACGTGATCCTCAAAACCTCCCTTGGGGAAGCCTTGGTGTCGAAATCGTAGTGGAATCCACAGGAATCTTCACTGCAAAAGAAAAAGCGGAAGCTCATATCAAAGCCGGTGCGAAGAAAGTTATTATCTCCGCTCCTGCAAAAAACGAAGACATCACCATCGTAATGGGCGTTAATGAAGATAAATACGATGCAGCAAACCATCACGTTATTTCCAACGCTTCTTGTACAACAAACTGCTTGGCGCCATTCGCAAAAGTACTTGACGAGAAGTTCGGCATCGTAAAAGGCATGATGACAACTGTTCACTCCTATACAAACGACCAACAAGTGCTGGATCTGCCTCACAAGGATCTTCGCCGTGCCCGTGCGGCAGCTGAAAACATCATTCCTTCCACAACTGGTGCCGCAAAAGCAGTAGCTCTTGTTCTGCCTCAACTGAAAGGGAAACTGAATGGTATGGCTATGCGCGTTCCTACTCCTAACGTATCCGTAACTGATCTGGTAGTAGAAACAAGCAAAAATGTAACGGTGGAAGAAGTAAACGCAGCACTGAAAGAAGCTGCCAACGGCCCGCTGAAAGGAATTATGAACTACTCTGAAGAGCCGCTTGTATCCAAAGACTACAATGGTGACCCTGCAT
This Paenibacillus larvae subsp. larvae DNA region includes the following protein-coding sequences:
- the gap gene encoding type I glyceraldehyde-3-phosphate dehydrogenase: MVKVGINGFGRIGRNVFRAALNNKDVEIVAINDLTNIATLAHLLKYDTTHGVLDATVEAGEGEIKVNGKSIKVYAERDPQNLPWGSLGVEIVVESTGIFTAKEKAEAHIKAGAKKVIISAPAKNEDITIVMGVNEDKYDAANHHVISNASCTTNCLAPFAKVLDEKFGIVKGMMTTVHSYTNDQQVLDLPHKDLRRARAAAENIIPSTTGAAKAVALVLPQLKGKLNGMAMRVPTPNVSVTDLVVETSKNVTVEEVNAALKEAANGPLKGIMNYSEEPLVSKDYNGDPASSTIDSLSTMVVGDNLLKVVSWYDNEWGYSNRVVDLVNYIASKGL
- the clpP gene encoding ATP-dependent Clp endopeptidase proteolytic subunit ClpP produces the protein MSFIPMVVEPDARGERSYDIYSRLLKDRIVFLGTQVNDAVANSIIAQLLFLAAQDPDKDISLYINSPGGSITAGMAIYDTMQYIKPDVSTICVGMAASMGAFLLNAGAVGKRYALPNSEVMIHQPLGGAEGQATDIEIRAKRIIKMRENLNRILSERTGQPLEKIERDTDRDYFMSASEAKEYGLIDKVIERV
- a CDS encoding uberolysin/carnocyclin family circular bacteriocin: MDLFNSIVEIAGTFKISMDTSTKVYDAVMAGADMWAVISIIAAVTGPLAIGGAVVFYMIKRKIKGMARSAAIAW